In Carassius gibelio isolate Cgi1373 ecotype wild population from Czech Republic chromosome B19, carGib1.2-hapl.c, whole genome shotgun sequence, one DNA window encodes the following:
- the LOC127979579 gene encoding uncharacterized protein LOC127979579 — translation MQKYSKTLLPVTTAQSTTSTPPSGPPAAAGQSFSGIPAASTGYPSIQLEENHAVPPLPSYEQDVSRWHCSQQQRIWMKTEMEALGLWPGSRPVRHPMNMISLWRYPPQPELIDPVYELPSPKYFQLHPFFIWKPEHTIMERVRNNYTLPCLYSCPNPHVVSSGVGRPRVIIGTSSQYYILASRLSCKVCKKYWFADKPQWMDMLPSRFCNILPAFLTHKKAICKTVMDELRRTGKSPNDMANQLNEALHLRYERAHLAYLSTVKNVLDGDSGIYGQQTITGALRATNTPASFGEYGDLVGWCGVTVSPHYLVDCLIQEYHRQESTLNLLLQGTFGQALRADHTRKVARKVVLASGTMSSYAVMNENWMILSWVMLQSESDKSLQPMYEGLSLRYISAGLPKANYQWVDRDCCAAFRIPNPEPREHLLWDSWKTTEAVVAAATSGHLINTCASREKYNSDIKIKLDLFHCMRRFSRECVSEHHPLHSAFCKFLSAAFSVVDQTDLQRLKQAYVFCGIVPANPTKQHIREHCRTRVPHPKELLERVESVLQRFFLECDPDGVPLFKPSMLKVWRIQRVHILRGCLSDPEVTDGILYRHGGTVQLNHVKGEAAAVPVWIPVRGTSQQEGFHFHQARWVTGTQVSTELFQAQGMIGVARWNFQRLVDLKQPGVKLPAVFDPVLIMELNKLSDMVTGQAKYPALLVSQTDTRERFGLQYVEPGCRPVPLDWAKHKSQKVPVAGEGEHQSSEPSALSERFPPDDPPEEVREEHFAQDDIFGVASLGSQTMIQPLQPTKLKDEMTPPLPFAPSPRAARTGPIKAGGLLFVLDHFRWTKPMRDSIDGLLAKYHGQKDLLTQVDAEYAALVQAASRDPNSLLHPTTKQHISRYVKHLAKITNRSSSLNTSSEKLLETQKLWHHLTEGSETVSVPVVTLPPAPVNPPSNKPQELPLTKGEVEQMVKEIVEKQQQQQPVTKRTRNCLACGQPNLGM, via the exons ATGCAGAAGTACAGCAAAA CCCTCCTCCCAGTGACCACTGCACAGTCTACAACCTCTACTCCTCCCTCAGGACCCCCTGCAGCTGCTGGCCAGTCTTTCTCTGGAATCCCTGCAGCCTCTACTGGGTACCCCTCAATTCAGCTGGAGGAGAATCATGCTGTTCCACCACTGCCAAGCTATGAGCAGGATGTGAGCCGATGGCACTGCTCTCAACAGCAAAGAATCTGGATGAAAACAGAAATGGAAGCCTTGGGACTGTGGCCAGGTTCTAGACCGGTGAGACATCCAATGAACATGATCTCCTTGTGGCGTTACCCACCTCAGCCTGAGCTTATTGATCCTGTCTATGAGCTGCCATCACCTAAATACTTTCAACTTCATCCATTCTTCATTTGGAAACCAGAGCACACCATTATGGAAAGAGTCCGCAACAACTACACTCTGCCATGTCTGTACAGCTGTCCGAATCCCCACGTTGTCTCATCAGGAGTTGGACGACCCCGTGTCATTATTGGTACAAGCAGCCAGTACTACATTCTGGCCTCTCGGCTCAGCTGTAAAGTCTGTAAAAAGTACTGGTTTGCAGACAAACCCCAATGGATGGACATGCTGCCGAGTCGGTTCTGCAACATTTTGCCAGCTTTTCTGACGCACAAGAAGGCCATATGTAAGACTGTGATGGATGAGTTGCGGCGTACAGGAAAGTCTCCCAATGATATGGCCAATCAGTTGAATGAAGCTCTCCACCTCAGGTATGAGCGTGCTCACCTGGCTTACTTGTCTACTGTTAAGAATGTGCTGGATGGAGACAGTGGAATTTACGGTCAGCAGACCATCACAGGGGCACTAAGAGCAACAAATACTCCTGCCTCATTTGGTGAGTATGGTGATTTGGTCGGCTGGTGTGGAGTAACAGTTTCACCCCACTATTTGGTTGACTGCCTCATTCAGGAGTACCATAGGCAGGAGAGCACACTCAATCTGCTCCTCCAAGGCACATTTGGACAAGCCTTAAGGGCTGACCATACCCGCAAGGTGGCCCGGAAGGTTGTGCTTGCATCAGGTACTATGTCATCCTATGCTGTGATGAATGAAAACTGGATGATCTTGTCCTGGGTGATGCTGCAGTCTGAAAGTGATAAATCCCTGCAGCCAATGTATGAGGGGCTGTCTCTTCGTTACATTTCTGCAGGACTGCCGAAAGCCAACTACCAGTGGGTTGACAG AGATTGCTGTGCTGCCTTCAGGATCCCAAACCCTGAGCCCCGGGAGCACCTCCTCTGGGATTCTTGGAAGACCACTGAGGCTGTAGTGGCTGCGGCAACCTCTGGGCATCTCATCAACACCTGTGCCTCCCGCGAAAAATATAACAGCGACATCAAAATCAAGCTGGACTTGTTCCACTGCATGCGGCGGTTCTCCAGAGAGTGTGTGTCAGAGCACCATCCACTGCACAGTGCTTTCTGCAAGTTTCTGTCAGCAGCTTTTAGTGTTGTGGACCAGACGGACCTACAAAGACTGAAGCAGGCTTATGTCTTCTGTGGGATAGTGCCTGCAAATCCAACAAAGCAGCACATCAGGGAGCACTGCCGCACCAGGGTTCCACACCCCAAAGAGCTACTGGAGAGAGTGGAGAGCGTTCTCCAAAGATTCTTTTTAGAATGTGATCCTGATGGTGTGCCACTGTTCAAACCATCGATGTTGAAGGTGTGGAGGATTCAGCGAGTCCACATCCTCAGAGGCTGCCTGAGTGACCCAGAGGTTACAGATGGGATCCTCTATAGGCATGGTGGAACGGTCCAGCTGAACCATGTGAAGGGGGAGGCGGCAGCTGTACCTGTGTGGATCCCTGTGAGAGGCACTTCTCAGCAGGAGGGGTTCCATTTCCATCAGGCCAGATGGGTCACAGGCACTCAGGTATCCACAGAACTATTCCAGGCACAGGGCATGATTGGAGTGGCTCGTTGGAATTTCCAGCGCCTTGTAGACCTGAAGCAGCCTGGAGTGAAGCTGCCTGCAGTTTTTGATCCTGTGCTGATCATGGAACTGAACAAGCTCTCAGACATGGTGACAGGCCAGGCCAAGTACCCTGCCTTACTTGTCTCACAGACAGACACCAGAGAAAGGTTTGGACTGCAGTATGTGGAGCCTGGTTGTCGTCCTGTCCCCCTAGACTGGGCCAAGCACAAGTCCCAGAAGGTACCTGTTGCAGGGGAGGGAGAGCATCAGTCCTCAGAGCCGTCTGCTCTCAGTGAGAGATTCCCACCTGATGACCCACCTGAGGAGGTGAGGGAAGAACACTTTGCTCAG GATGACATCTTTGGTGTGGCTTCTCTTGGCTCACAAACAATGATCCAGCCTTTGCAGCCCACCAAATTAAAAG ATGAGATGACACCACCACTGCCCTTTGCTCCCTCTCCACGAGCTGCTCGCACAGGTCCCATCAAGGCAGGCGGTCTACTTTTTGTCCTGGACCATTTTCGGTGGACAAAGCCCATGAGGGATTCCATTGATGGCCTTCTGGCAAAGTACCATGGGCAGAAAGACCTTCTCACCCAGGTGGATGCAGAGTATGCTGCCCTTGTGCAGGCTGCCTCCAGGGATCCCAATAGCCTCTTACACCCCACCACGAAACAGCATATCTCACGTTATGTGAAACACCTGGCCAAGATAACGAACAGAAGTTCATCCCTGAACACCAGTTCAGAGAAGCTCCTGGAGACCCAGAAGCTGTGGCATCACCTCACAGAAGGTAGTGAAACTGTAAGTGTTCCAGTGGTAACCCTCCCACCTGCCCCAGTGAACCCACCCAGTAATAAGCCCCAGGAGTTACCACTAACTAAGGGTGAGGTTGAACAAATGGTGAAAGAGATTGTGGAGaaacaacagcaacagcagcCTGTTACAAAGAGGACACGGAACTGTCTTGCTTGTGGCCAGCCAAA tctGGGGATGTGA
- the LOC127979213 gene encoding uncharacterized protein LOC127979213: MKVKVIFPGKIKVCFRKGPTGYLRQDPSDEAKRIKDNPNLQDKSAPQGEDKVKENARSVVFMRGGDVSDRQEVLGEYVLQFGKYKGKSFRWLLENDVGYTMFLTKKVEDEERAGQFKPEGPKKDSLLSFLDYSRSFQEIKDLIKYLSGRSVAPPVRNEDDNLVGFGINADKTWWDIWESRADGYAAFILQKQCVPGSKMYRLQQYLTQKKRQLQSVSEELASSGLAASASHPLEMEDDEELERMMLSISPSKLQGQLKVEEGEELGRMMLPAYSSKIPGQLSSEVVGVPVVKGLILLHTRDDSDMNQDYLFCIDLLLFVV; encoded by the exons ATGAAGGTGAAGGTGATCTTCCCAGGCAAAATTAAAGTGTGCTTCAGGAAAGGACCAACTGGATATCTGAGACAAGATCCCTCAGATGAAGCCAAGAGGATCAAAGACAACCCCAATCTCCAGGACAAATCAGCCCCTCAGGGGGAAGACAAGGTCAAGGAAAATGCTCGCTCTGTTGTCTTCATGAGAGGAGGAGATGTGTCAGACAGACAGGAGGTGCTGGGAGAGTATGTGCTTCAGTTTGGAAAGTACAAAGGCAAGTCATTCCGGTGGCTGCTTGAGAATGATGTAGGCTATACCATGTTCTTGACTAAGAAGGTTGAGGACGAGGAGAGAGCCGGACAGTTTAAACCAGAGGGTCCCAAGAAGGACAGCCTACTTTCATTTCTTGACTACAGTAGAAGCTTCCAGGAAATCAAGGACCTCATAAAGTATTTATCTGGAAGATCAGTGGCACCACCTGTAAGAAATGAAGATGACAACTTGGTTGGCTTTGGGATTAATGCAGACAAGACTTGGTGGGATATTTgggagagcagagcagatggaTATGCTGCATTCATCCTCCAGAAACAGTGTGTTCCAGGCAGCAAAATGTATCGGCTGCAGCAATACCTCACTCAGAAAAAGAGACAGCTTCAGAGTGTTTCAGAGGAACTTGCTTCCTCTGGCCTTGCAGCATCTGCCTCTCATCCTCTAG AAATGGAGGATGATGAAGAATTGGAGAGAATGATGCTTTCTATATCCCCATCAAAACTCCAAGGCCAACTGA AAGTGGAGGAGGGTGAAGAATTGGGTAGGATGATGCTACCCGCATATTCATCTAAAATTCCAGGCCAGCTGA GTTCAGAAGTTGTTGGAGTCCCAGTGGTCAAAGGTCTTATTCTACTGCATACAAGGGATGATTCTGACATGAATCAGGATTATCTGTTCTGCATTGATTTGTTGCTGTTTGTTGTTTAG